One window from the genome of Kryptolebias marmoratus isolate JLee-2015 linkage group LG1, ASM164957v2, whole genome shotgun sequence encodes:
- the cep78 gene encoding centrosomal protein of 78 kDa, with protein MVQDGAQIRRQGAHDFMAYYDFACARQDSVPLPAVKTNLDKGMLDFNGDRLKLIDWTPVLHSISINKHLHHIAISSTASLASGDVDKRYHKSTFKRKIPAIRSKDMTFKLCKALRECLTVSPNLKTLQLNGLPLRERDLITLTKGLAKCPSLENLSLANCPISDEGLETICQSVKYSTSIRTIDFTGCSLTWRGAEHMANIIKHQGMQRHGTAWAESLRYRLPQFEGMGGLRRVTLNSNTLIGDRGAAALAHELAEDLWVKAVDLQRCGLSNEGARRLLEALKTNSSLCVLDIRNNPLVDKVLIKTVIEKVLMNAEGQSPEYCWIKPKSIESPRISGPKRRAIPSTVKGKPAFKMATHKGTSTGGRRSGVAPTKTSCSHSSYVPWRAAARAGRQRGMPPGITVKNQSFQGAASVKVTVESDSEEEEDSDEGEDVVVQVEQRLSSLRLQDRITGRHFERVQMELKECRLRLAEEHRARLKAESRLMEYELENSRLHDANRSLSEALSVVGSAAAPPAFSALEDEAVLESIENSFTKFHAFLDLLKDAGLGQLASVAGINTSDFQPLGKPQLSSTVGPHLDGAASLTIGEFRDVQAETDAAPLVPNLPGGAVNAPTHRSPPPLRDPLHQDRLLDVTFSRAGGDRRDPVVDEEGEPHQYLRPDIQPDSGSERSFRSNKSFDNISLGKTFQTQPSSRRGEASSYRSNSSRENGFNNSHVTQSNGSHGGSSDSLSEIISDRAESVGSVRSRNRGMGRLVTVSQSGSERSERKTYPGRAALKQIRSLGESDDESF; from the exons ATGGTTCAAGATGGTGCTCAGATTCGGCGGCAGGGTGCTCATGACTTCATGGCGTACTATGACTTTGCCTGCGCCCGACAGGACTCAGTTCCTCTCCCTGCTGTTAAGACGAACCTTGACAAAGGAATGCTGGACTTTAATGGAGACAGGCTCAAATTAATAGACTGGACACCTGTTCTCCACTCTATATCCATCAACAAACACTTGCACCACATTGCAATAAGCAGCACAGCTAGTTTAGCTTCTGGAGATGTAG ATAAAAGGTACCATAAGTCTACTTTCAAAAGGAAGATCCCAGCCATTCGCTCCAAGGACATGACATTTAAACTGTGCAAAGCACTAAGAGAGTGTCTGACTGTCTCTCCCAACCTCAAGACTCTACAACTAAATGGACTTCCGCTGAGAGAGAGGGACCTCATCActttaacaaaa GGTTTGGCAAAATGCCCTTCCTTGGAAAACTTGTCTCTGGCTAACTGTCCGATCTCTGATGAAGGCTTGGAGA CCATTTGCCAAAGTGTTAAGTATTCTACAAGTATCAGGACAATAGATTTCACGGGATGCAGTCTTACATGGAGAGGGGCAGAGCATATGGCCAACATTATTAAG catcAGGGAATGCAGAGGCATGGCACTGCATGGGCAGAGTCCCTGAGGTACCGACTGCCACAGTTCGAGGGGATGGGAGGTCTTCGTCGTGTCACCCTTAACTCTAACACTTTGATTGGGGATCGAGGGGCAGCTGCTCTTGCGCATGAGTTGGCTGAGGACCTCTGGGTTAAAG CGGTGGATCTTCAGAGGTGTGGTCTGTCCAATGAAGGAGCTCGTCGTTTGCTGGAGGCACTGAAAACTAAttcttctctgtgtgtgctGGATATTCGTAATAACCCTTTAGTCG ACAAAGTCCTCATTAAAACTGTGATAGAAAAAGTTCTAATGAATGCAGAAGGTCAGTCACCTGAG TACTGCTGGATCAAACCAAAATCCATAGAGTCACCAAGAATATCTGGTCCAAAAAGGCGAGCCATACCCAGTACAGTAAAAGGAAAACCTGCTTTTAAAATGG CCACTCACAAAGGAACATCTACAGGAGGACGGCGTTCAGGTGTTGCTCCGACAAAGACGTCCTGTTCCCACTCCTCCTATGTGCCGTGGCGAGCTGCTGCACGGGCTGGACGCCAGAG AGGTATGCCTCCTGGAATTACTGTTAAGAACCAAAGCTTTCAG GGCGCAGCTTCTGTAAAGGTTACTGTGGAGTCAGattcagaggaagaagaggacagTGATGAGGGTGAAGACGTGGTGGTGCAGGTAGAACAGAGGCTGTCTTCTCTTCGTCTCCAGGACAGGATCACCGGACGACATTTTGAGCGGGTTCAG ATGGAGCTGAAAGAGTGTCGTCTAAGGCTGGCAGAAGAGCACAGGGCGCGACTGAAAGCTGAGTCAAGGCTCATGGAG TATGAACTGGAGAATTCCCGACTTCATGATGCCAACCGCTCCCTGTCAGAAGCACTTTCAGTCGTTGGCTCTGCAGCTGCACCACCTGCTTTCAGTGCTCTGGAAGATGAGGCAGTCCTCGAGAGCATTGAGAACTCATTTACCAAGTTCCATGCCTTTCTGGATCTCCTCAAGGATGCTGG CCTAGGGCAGCTAGCTTCGGTGGCGGGGATTAACACGTCGGATTTCCAGCCTCTAGGAAAACCTCAGCTCTCCTCCACAGTAGGACCACATCTGGATGGTGCAGCGTCACTGACCATCGGGGAGTTCAGGGATGTTCAGGCAGAGACTGATGCTGCACCTTTG gtgcCTAATCTCCCTGGTGGAGCAGTGAACGCCCCCACTCACAGATCTCCACCTCCTCTCAGGGATCCCTTGCATCAAGACAGACTACTAGACGTGACCTTTAGTCGTGCTGGAGGCGATAGAAGAGACCCTGTTGtggatgaagaaggggaaccGCATCAATATTTAAGGCCTGATATTCAGCCTGACTCAGGGTCTGAGCGCAGTTTCCGTAGCAACAAGTCCTTTGATAACATTTCCCTGGGAAAAACCTTCCAGACTCAACCGAGCAGCCGGAGGGGCGAAGCCAGCTCTTACAGAAGCAACAGTTCCCGTGAAAACGGCTTCAACAACAGTCACGTCACCCAGAGCAACGGGTCCCATGGTGGTTCGTCTGACAGCCTCAGTGAGATTATTAGTGACAGGGCAGAGTCTGTGGGGTCAGTGAGGTCAAGAAATCGTGGAATGGGACGGCTGGTGACAGTCAGTCAGTCGGGGTCAGAAAGGTCAGAGAGAAAAACTTATCCTGGGAGGGCCGCTCTGAAGCAGATCAGATCTCTGGGTGAGTCAGATGATGAGTCCTTCTGA
- the lifra gene encoding LIF receptor subunit alpha a, with protein MSRGSSISPSKPDRDLVWLICVLLGISGLNAQTNIVLTAPRQVSLSPNFSTQQLSVSWLGGAATTFDLIILRTEFNETVFYETVSATVNRVSGQHQWTWTSKEPLECTSLSVKICSRDGQTTSEWSETQILQGYDLPSKRDFQMYPQDRVVPVGANTTFCCIVEEGKTLKRISYGSTEMVVKNLSRRSYAVTAVNQGPSRPSGANVICQLTEINKIIGAVVFVGYPPLPTDFVCQTHDLQTSVCQWNKGRDTRMYGRRQTRYYVNGRNCTPPQRCSLPEWYGNWTLVAVNPVGQYSLTDSAELSHRVCPVAPVKLNRVVHAWNATVFWEWTSVNYSSLALVCQVELTSQGYKTKRVFSGSGLQSVVLLDLQPNENYSVQVRCGSQKNFWKWGNWSEVLPFTTKTYVPDAPDVWMWMNRDNTGLVVWKRPTPQQSHGQITGFEVTLWNAEENLQRTQSLSPDDYSLPVNLTQMASFSNDNEVIATVITQNVEGSSQPASVPLRLIDMDPPVFSRTAFTDSGFPLTWQQNASTTCSYLIEWLDASCRHDCQVEWIRVNAGSTNVSIETDTFQPGVRYNFSLYSCPSSSPLLIQRWQGYLQELVPSSSVRLSVSQQGSDAVLTWEEIPLADRRGFLLGYNVYISHGSELLPLAKLSDHGTRKYIVKDLDVGSYKFTVKAYTSAGEDTGTTVSIMMEPGSELILSILVSLGIVTLLLSIVSFICCKKRKWVKRAFYPDIPEPKLPGDWSRTRGPLDVKPSPHSMVHIVEKSEQDSFKDALVVIPEEEEDDEGQGIGDEPVDTDEPQSLRYYNQMVDERPIRPRFPDSSVSSASSMDSASTDVTYTGIQTSCSSLVFQQDPQSASEGHQPDADHSVSCGSGGGGYRPQMHPIALSDNIGLASPEPLLEPQAVSSGGYKPQNSWHIDSPTEEERNGLAPSLGSPVSVASTQFLLLDEEDHSEEKQQPPSSAATWLSNLLSSSKP; from the exons ATGTCTCGTGGAAGCTCCATTTCCCCGTCAAAGCCCGACCGTGACCTTGTCTGGCTCATCTGTGTTCTTCTTGGCATTTCTGGTCTAAATGCTCAAACTAATATTG tcCTTACAGCGCCCCGCCAAGTGAGCCTTTCACCGAACTTCTCCACACAGCAGCTCTCCGTATCCTGGCTGGGAGGAGCAGCCACAACCTTTGACCTTATCATCCTAAGAACTGAGTTCAATGAAACTGTCTTCTAT GAGACGGTGTCTGCAACAGTGAATCGGGTGAGCGGTCAGCACCAGTGGACTTGGACCTCTAAAGAACCTCTGGAATGTACATCGCTGTCTGTCAAAATCTGCTCCAGAGATGGCCAGACAACAAGCGAATGGAGCGAAACTCAGATACTTCAGG GATATGATCTCCCCAGTAAGAGGGATTTCCAGATGTATCCCCAGGACAGAGTTGTTCCTGTCGGGGCCAACACAACCTTCTGTTGCATAGTGGAGGAGGGGAAGACCCTTAAAAGAATCTCCTACGGCTCTACAGAAATGGTTGTGAAAAATCTGAGTCGGCGAAGTTATGCAGTTACAGCGGTTAACCAGGGACCATCTCGTCCATCAGGAGCAAATGTTATTTGTCAACTAacagaaattaataaaataatcgGAGCCGTCGTGTTCGTTGGAT ATCCACCACTGCCCACTGATTTTGTCTGTCAGACTCATGACCTACAGACCTCTGTGTGCCAGTGGAATAAGGGACGAGATACTCGCATGTACGGCAGACGACAAACTCGCTACTACGTAAATGGCAG AAATTGCACTCCTCCACAGAGGTGTAGCCTGCCTGAGTGGTACGGTAACTGGACTCTGGTCGCTGTGAATCCTGTTGGTCAGTACAGCCTTACTGACTCGGCTGAGCTTAGTCACAGAG tGTGTCCAGTAGCACCAGTTAAACTGAACCGTGTCGTCCACGCCTGGAACGCAACCGTCTTCTGGGAGTGGACATCTGTCAACTACTCCTCCCTGGCTCTTGTCTGCCAGGTGGAGCTAACTTCCCAGGGATACAAAACAAAG CGTGTCTTCTCTGGTTCGGGTCTCCAATCTGTGGTTCTGTTAGACCTTCAGCCCAATGAAAATTACAGCGTTCAGGTTCGCTGTGGATCCCAGAAGAACTTCTGGAAGTGGGGAAACTGGAGTGAAGTATTACCCTTCACAACCAAAACCTATG ttccaGACGCTCCTGATGTGTGGATGTGGATGAACAGAGACAACACTGGGCTGGTTGTTTGGAAG CGTCCAACACCACAGCAGAGCCACGGTCAGATCACGGGTTTTGAAGTTACTTTATGGAACGCTGAAGAAAATCTACAGCGTACACAAAGCCTATCGCCGGACGATTATTCTTTGCCAGTAAACCTCACACAAATGGCTTCGTTTAGCAACGATAACGAGGTCATAGCAACCGTCATTACACAGAACGTGGAAGGGTCGTCTCAACCTGCAAGTGTACCGCTACGCTTGATAG atATGGACCCCCCTGTTTTCTCCAGAACAGCTTTTACCGACAGTGGTTTTCCTCTGACCTGGCAGCAGAATGCCAGCACCACATGCAGTTATCTGATCGAATGGCTTGATGCCTCGTGCAGACATGACTGCCAAGTGGAGTGGATTCGAGTGAACGCTGGAAGCACTAACGTCTCTATTGAGACAG ACACATTCCAACCTGGTGTGAGATACAACTTCTCCCTCTACAGCTGCCCTTCAAGTTCACCACTACTAATTCAGCGCTGGCAGGGATACCTGCAGGAGCTGG TCCCGTCCAGTTCTGTCCGTCTGTCAGTCAGTCAGCAGGGCTCTGATGCAGTCCTTACCTGGGAGGAGATTCCTCTGGCCGACAGAAGAGGTTTCCTTCTGGGCTACAATGTTTACATCAGTCATGGTTCCGAGCTCTTACCTCTtg CAAAACTGTCAGACCATGGAACAAGGAAGTACATTGTAAAGGATCTCGATGTAGGCTCCTATAAATTTACGGTCAAGGCCTACACATCAGCAGGCGAGGATACAGGCACCACCGTTTCCATTATGATGGAGCCAGGCA GTGAGCTAATCCTGAGCATTTTGGTGTCTTTGGGAATAGTAACATTATTGTTGTCCATCGTTTCCTTCATTTGCTGCAAGAAGAGAAAATG ggtAAAAAGGGCATTCTATCCAGATATACCTGAGCCTAAGCTGCCCGGTGATTGGTCCAGGACTCGG GGGCCTTTGGATGTGAAGCCGTCTCCCCACAGTATGGTCCACATTGTTGAAAAGTCAGAGCAGGATTCTTTTAAGGACGCCCTTGTTGTCATtcctgaagaggaagaagatgacgAAGGGCAGGGCATTGGAGACGAGCCAGTTGACACTGATGAGCCACAGTCGTTACGCTACTACAACCAAATGGTGGATGAGCGCCCAATAAGGCCACGTTTTCCTGActcctctgtttcctctgcGTCTTCTATGGATTCAGCAAGCACAGATGTGACGTATACAGGGATCCAGACGTCCTGTTCTTCTCTGGTCTTCCAGCAGGATCCACAAAGTGCATCTGAGGGCCACCAGCCTGATGCTGATCACTCTGTCAGCTGTGGGAGTGGAGGAGGGGGGTACCGTCCTCAGATGCACCCCATAGCTTTGAGTGATAACATTGGCCTAGCTTCACCTGAGCCTTTGCTAGAGCCCCAGGCTGTTAGTTCTGGGGGCTACAAACCCCAGAACTCCTGGCATATTGACTCTCCTACTGAAGAGGAAAGGAACGGCCTTGCCCCCTCCCTTGGCTCACCTGTCTCCGTTGCCTCCACTCAGTTCCTCCTCCTTGATGAAGAGGATCACAGTGAGGAGAAACAACAACCGCCATCATCGGCAGCGACCTGGCTCAGCAACCTGCTGTCATCTTCAAAACCGTAA